One window of Microtus pennsylvanicus isolate mMicPen1 chromosome X, mMicPen1.hap1, whole genome shotgun sequence genomic DNA carries:
- the Gjb1 gene encoding gap junction beta-1 protein yields MNWTGLYTLLSGVNRHSTAIGRVWLSVIFIFRIMVLVVAAESVWGDEKSSFICNTLQPGCNSVCYDQFFPISHVRLWSLQLILVSTPALLVAMHVAHQQHMEKKMLRLEGLGDPLHLEEVKRHKVHISGTLWWTYIISVVFRLLFEAVFMYVFYLLYPGYAMVRLVKCEAYPCPNTVDCFVSRPTEKTVFTVFMLAASGICIILNVAEVVYLIIRACARRAQRRSNPPSRKGSGFGHRLSPEYKQNEINKLLSEQDGSLKDILRRSPGSGAGLAEKGDRCSAC; encoded by the coding sequence ATGAACTGGACGGGTTTGTACACCTTGCTCAGTGGCGTGAATCGGCATTCTACCGCCATCGGCCGAGTATGGCTGTCGGTCATCTTCATCTTCCGAATCATGGTGCTGGTGGTCGCTGCGGAAAGTGTGTGGGGCGATGAGAAATCTTCTTTCATCTGCAACACCCTCCAGCCTGGCTGCAACAGCGTCTGCTATGACCAGTTTTTCCCCATCTCCCACGTGCGCCTGTGGTCCCTGCAGCTTATCTTGGTTTCCACCCCAGCTCTCCTCGTGGCAATGCACGTGGCTCACCAACAgcacatggaaaagaaaatgctacGACTTGAGGGGCTCGGGGACCCCCTCCACCTGGAAGAGGTGAAGAGGCACAAGGTCCACATCTCAGGGACACTGTGGTGGACCTATATCATCAGCGTGGTGTTCCGGCTGCTGTTCGAGGCAGTCTTCATGTATGTCTTCTATCTACTCTACCCCGGCTATGCCATGGTGCGACTGGTCAAGTGTGAGGCCTACCCCTGCCCCAACACAGTGGACTGCTTTGTGTCCCGCCCCACCGAGAAAACCGTCTTCACTGTCTTTATGCTCGCCGCCTCCGGCATCTGCATTATCCTCAACGTGGCAGAGGTGGTGTACCTCATCATCCGGGCCTGTGCCCGCCGTGCTCAGCGCCGCTCCAATCCGCCCTCCCGCAAGGGCTCGGGCTTCGGCCACCGCCTCTCACCTGAATACAAGCAGAATGAGATCAACAAGCTGCTGAGCGAGCAGGATGGCTCTCTGAAAGACATACTGCGCCGCAGCCCTGGCAGCGGGGCCGGGCTGGCTGAGAAGGGCGACCGATGCTCAGCCTGCTGA